In one Drosophila albomicans strain 15112-1751.03 chromosome X, ASM965048v2, whole genome shotgun sequence genomic region, the following are encoded:
- the LOC117569284 gene encoding pyruvate dehydrogenase E1 component subunit alpha, mitochondrial: MMQRTAPGCHSMMRLRLRLLRNLMHEQCMERNVWRIQRRFNSDCSTLTLENTFKCYELEKGPPTDVELSREDAVKLYRQMVEVRRLEVVSGNMYKAKQIRGFCHLYIGQEAVAVGMCASLRKQDSVITAYRAHAWTYLMGVTAHGMIGELVGVRSGCSRGKGGSMHTYADNFYGGNGIVGAQVPLGAGVALAHRYKGDGGVCVACYGDGAANQGQVFEAYNIAKLKCLPCIFVCENNHYGMGTHISRHAALTDFYMRGQYVPGLWVDGNQVLAVRSATQFAIEHALNNGPIVLEMNTYRYEGHSMSDPGLAYRTRKEVQEVRKQRDPIESFRKQILSLGLTDEAELKAIDVAVRKEMSAVSKKVVADREVGIDELAADIYAKNVEPKIRGVSGYNLTHKKIAEVCFGKPKPTPANEMKNVPIGDAALIAAQLEAKKKNDEKKAAEAKAKAKDVKPKKDDDDDDDDDPPAPPAAAAAPPAAAPPAAAPPAAAPPAAAPPAAAPPAAAPPAAAKPK; encoded by the exons ATGATGCAACGGACGGCGCCCGGATGTCATTCGATGAtgcgattacgattacgattactGCGAAACCTGATGCATGAACAGTGCATGGAACGCAATGTGTGGCGAATCCAAAGACGCTTCAATTCCGATTGCTCAACGTTAACGCTAGAGAAT ACATTCAAGTGCTACGAACTGGAGAAGGGCCCGCCCACAGATGTTGAATTGTCGCGCGAGGACGCGGTCAAATTGTACCGTCAAATGGTGGAGGTGCGTCGCCTCGAGGTCGTCTCGGGGAACATGTACAAGGCGAAGCAGATCCGAGGCTTCTGTCATCTGTACATCGGCCAGGAGGCCGTCGCCGTGGGCATGTGCGCCAGCCTGAGGAAGCAGGACAGTGTGATCACCGCATATCGTGCCCATGCCTGGACCTATTTGATGGGCGTGACGGCGCATGGCATGATTGGGGAATTGGTTGGAGTGCGCAGCGGATGCAGTCGAGGCAAAGGCGGATCGATGCACACGTATGCCGATAACTTTTATGGCGGCAATGGGATCGTTGGTGCCCAGGTGCCGTTGGGCGCTGGCGTTGCGTTGGCCCATCGCTATAAGGGCGATGGGGGCGTCTGTGTGGCGTGTTATGGCGATGGGGCTGCCAATCAGGGTCAGGTCTTTGAGGCGTACAACATTGCCAAGCTGAAGTGCTTGCCGTGCATATTTGTGTGCGAGAACAATCACTATGGCATGGGCACCCACATCAGTCGCCATGCGGCGCTCACCGATTTCTATATGCGTGGACAGTATGTTCCGGGACTGTGGGTCGATGGCAATCAGGTGCTGGCGGTGCGCAGTGCCACTCAATTTGCCATCGAGCATGCACTGAATAATGGCCCCATTGTTCTGGAGATGAATACGTATCGCTATGAGGGACATTCCATGTCCGATCCGGGCTTGGCGTATCGCACACGCAAGGAGGTGCAGGAGGTGCGCAAGCAGCGCGATCCCATCGAGAGCTTCCGCAAGCAGATACTCTCGCTGGGTCTCACCGACGAGGCCGAACTGAAGGCCATCGATGTGGCGGTGCGCAAGGAAATGTCTGCCGTCTCCAAGAAGGTGGTGGCCGATCGTGAGGTTGGCATCGACGAACTCGCCGCCGACATATATGCCAAGAACGTGGAGCCGAAGATTCGCGGCGTTTCTGGTTACAATCTGACGCACAAGAAGATTGCCGAGGTGTGCTTTGGCAAACCGAAGCCAACGCCGGCCAATGAGATGAAGAATGTGCCCATTGGTGATGCGGCCTTGATTGCCGCTCAGCTGGAGGCCAAGAAGAAGAACGACGAAAAGAAGGCTGCCGAGGCGAAGGCTAAAGCCAAAGATGTCAAGCCCAAGAaagacgatgatgacgacgatgacgatgatccACCAGcaccgccagcagcagcagcagcgccaccGGCGGCAGCTCCACCTGCAGCTGCCCCACCAGCAGCAGccccaccagcagcagctccaccTGCAGCTGCTCCACCTGCAGCTGCTCCGCCAGCGGCAGCTAAGCCCAAGTAA